The sequence CAGTTGAAATCAGGCAATTACGCCGCGCTCTATGACGCGCTGCCGTCTTCCTCGCGCTCACGCATTACTAAGGACCGCTTCGTCAGCGGCCTGCAACGAACCAGCGACCTCTATCAACTACAGCGAATCGAAATCGGCGCCGTTCGCGTGTCCGGAAACCTGGCCGTGGCCGACACCACGATGTACGCACGCGTGAACAAGCCACTCAACGCCGACGGCAAACTTGTCGTCCAGCAGTACCTGATTCGCGAGGATGGTCAATGGCGCGTGGCGACCGGCGACAATGCGACGATCAATCGCTTCCTGAAAGCGAACCCCTCGTTTGCGCGCAGGTTCCCCATCCGCAGCCCGAAGGCCTACATCAATCAGAACGGAAAATGGGTTGAGATTCCGATGGGCCGGCGGTGAGAATCCGACCCGATTTACGAGTCGAATTCACAGACTGAAGTCTGTGCCACTTAGTTCGACATTAAATCTTCAAACGACAACTGCGCGTCGTCGGTTTTGCCGCTCGGCCGCGACACCCGCGGCACGTCCAACGCCTCACGAACAGCATCGAGATGAAAACGAATGATGCGCGGCGTTAGGCGCACGGAAGGAATACGCCGCTTCTGTGCCATGCGACGCACGGTGGTCTCGCTGACTTGAAGAATCTCAGCGAGCTGCTTGGCAGTCAGAAACTCTTCGCGATCGGACATCGACGTAAGTTTCAGGTTTCAAGTTTAAAGTTTCAAGTTGGCCATATGGACAAGCCTGAAACTTGAAACCTGAAACTTGAAACTTGAAACTTGAAACTAACTTTACGGTTTCGGCTTGTAAATAAGCGCCACCCGATACACGAGGGCCGCATCAACATCCACATCTTTTGACGCCGGCTCAGCGCCGTCT is a genomic window of Pyrinomonadaceae bacterium containing:
- a CDS encoding helix-turn-helix domain-containing protein — encoded protein: MSDREEFLTAKQLAEILQVSETTVRRMAQKRRIPSVRLTPRIIRFHLDAVREALDVPRVSRPSGKTDDAQLSFEDLMSN